The proteins below come from a single Bartonella schoenbuchensis R1 genomic window:
- a CDS encoding DUF4169 family protein — MTKVINLRQFRKQQKRIEQATYVEENRYRFGRTKLEKLFDKKELLKAQKFLDQNRLSNSE, encoded by the coding sequence ATGACTAAAGTGATTAACCTTCGCCAATTTCGAAAACAACAGAAACGTATTGAGCAAGCTACTTATGTAGAGGAAAACCGTTATCGTTTTGGACGAACAAAACTTGAGAAACTTTTTGATAAAAAAGAACTTTTAAAAGCTCAAAAGTTTCTTGATCAAAACCGTCTATCTAACAGTGAATGA
- a CDS encoding SCO family protein, with protein MKNVIYIFGLTIIFLAGVFTYDAWKNKPLGDDFTLIDSNGQTVTEADIRSKPSAIFFGFTMCPESCPTTLTDLDRWLTEIGPNADKLGIWFVTVDPERDTPEVLRDYLSNFTNNIIGISGDPEKVHKMVSSFNIVAEKVPGTNGNYTYDHTAAIFLLKKGGKLAGIIPYNVEENENQLKDDIAIKRLKKLISN; from the coding sequence ATGAAAAATGTAATATACATCTTTGGGTTAACAATCATATTTCTCGCTGGCGTTTTTACTTATGATGCGTGGAAAAATAAGCCACTCGGTGATGATTTTACACTCATCGATTCCAATGGCCAAACTGTTACTGAAGCTGATATCAGAAGTAAACCTTCAGCCATTTTTTTCGGTTTCACCATGTGCCCTGAAAGTTGCCCTACTACACTGACAGATCTTGATCGGTGGCTTACAGAAATTGGCCCTAACGCTGATAAATTAGGTATATGGTTTGTAACTGTCGATCCTGAACGTGATACACCAGAAGTACTACGTGATTATTTAAGCAATTTTACCAACAATATTATTGGTATAAGTGGAGATCCTGAAAAAGTCCATAAAATGGTATCTTCTTTCAACATTGTTGCAGAAAAAGTGCCCGGAACAAATGGTAACTATACTTACGATCATACAGCTGCAATTTTCTTGCTTAAAAAAGGTGGAAAACTAGCTGGTATTATTCCTTACAACGTGGAAGAAAATGAAAATCAATTAAAAGATGATATTGCCATTAAACGGCTTAAAAAGCTCATCTCAAACTAA
- a CDS encoding 50S ribosomal protein L11 methyltransferase, with product MSQQIRLFCTTLKDEAEQFYTLMEEAFEEEGYPLALVEIDEKNAIYELSLYVDKENQDSAYKRFADILALDPNKINIEVLPDIDWVQQSLKGLKPVYAGPFFLYGSHDRKNIPPDVLPIEIEANQAFGTGHHETTSGCLEMITKIMRTENPQNALDLGTGSGVLAIGMAMLKPISILASDNDPIAVQIAQHNIKLNGVKKYITAITATGFNHDTIASRAPFDLIVANILAGPLIELAQEMTQALQKNGSIILSGILEEQHDHVLKAYVKQGLQHIETYHRQGWVTLHLK from the coding sequence ATGTCTCAACAAATTCGTTTATTTTGTACAACCCTCAAAGATGAGGCAGAGCAGTTTTATACTCTTATGGAAGAAGCCTTTGAGGAAGAAGGATATCCTCTTGCTTTGGTAGAAATAGATGAAAAAAACGCTATTTATGAACTGTCACTTTATGTTGACAAAGAAAACCAAGACAGTGCGTACAAACGCTTTGCAGATATTCTTGCTCTAGACCCTAATAAAATTAATATAGAAGTTTTACCCGATATTGACTGGGTCCAACAAAGTCTTAAAGGGCTAAAACCTGTATATGCAGGTCCTTTCTTTCTTTATGGAAGTCATGACCGAAAAAATATCCCACCTGATGTTTTGCCAATTGAAATTGAAGCCAATCAAGCTTTTGGTACAGGTCACCATGAAACAACATCTGGTTGTTTAGAAATGATCACCAAAATTATGCGAACTGAAAATCCGCAAAATGCTCTCGATCTTGGTACAGGGAGTGGCGTATTAGCCATTGGTATGGCAATGCTTAAACCCATTTCTATACTTGCATCTGATAATGATCCAATTGCCGTTCAAATTGCACAACACAATATTAAACTCAATGGTGTTAAAAAATATATCACAGCTATTACAGCGACGGGCTTTAATCATGATACAATTGCATCACGTGCACCCTTTGACCTTATTGTTGCTAATATCCTCGCCGGCCCTCTTATTGAACTTGCACAAGAAATGACCCAAGCTTTGCAAAAAAATGGATCTATCATATTATCGGGTATCCTTGAAGAACAGCATGACCATGTCCTAAAAGCTTATGTAAAACAAGGCTTGCAACACATTGAAACATACCACCGCCAAGGATGGGTTACTTTACATCTCAAATAA
- a CDS encoding aminopeptidase P family protein produces the protein MYQSFDVITNPTHAAERIFALRQELERIGLDGFLVPRADEHQGEYIPPHAQRLSWLTGFTGSAGMALILKNKAIIFTDGRYTLQVRQQTDPQIFDYEDLMVCSPSQWLEENGHKLSIGFDPWLHTIAATATLRKALEFKAGGKLIATKANPVDLIWQDQPQLPQAALSIHPLEYAGCKTDEKLALIYENIQQAGANAFIFTDPASIAWTFNIRGNDVSNTPFALCFALISTKETPSLFIDSKKLGKEQKNYLKQYVELYEPEKLIPKIKDHVQKGMIFALDPLRTCEKLRTVIEDENNSFITLTDPAALPRAIKNSTELDGARKAHLCDGVSLTRFFSWLDKQTPGTISEISAAQKLEEFRIITAKKMGTKLEDLSFDTISAAGANGAIVHYRVTTETNKPLNAGELYLVDSGGQYRNGTTDVTRTIAIGIIGEEEKRCFTLVLKGMIALSTARFPKGTRGQDIDVLARISLWKAGFDYAHGTGHGVGSYLSVHEGPQNLSRYGSQELIPGMIISNEPGYYREGAFGIRIENLMIVKPAQKITSGDIDMLSFETLTNCPIDRRLILPELLTTQERQWLNDYHAHVYKVNAPYLNTEEKKWAKEATMPL, from the coding sequence GTGTATCAATCTTTTGATGTTATAACAAATCCAACCCATGCTGCAGAGCGTATTTTTGCCCTTCGTCAAGAACTTGAACGTATAGGGCTAGATGGTTTTCTTGTACCAAGGGCAGATGAACATCAAGGAGAGTATATTCCACCGCACGCTCAGCGCCTTAGCTGGCTAACTGGTTTTACTGGATCAGCTGGTATGGCATTAATTTTAAAAAATAAAGCTATTATATTCACAGACGGGCGTTATACACTCCAAGTTCGCCAACAAACCGATCCTCAGATTTTTGATTATGAAGATCTGATGGTTTGCTCACCCTCACAATGGTTAGAAGAAAATGGGCACAAACTTTCTATTGGCTTTGACCCATGGCTTCATACTATTGCTGCTACTGCCACATTGAGAAAAGCATTAGAATTTAAAGCAGGAGGAAAGCTTATAGCAACAAAAGCCAATCCTGTTGATCTTATTTGGCAAGACCAACCACAATTACCGCAAGCTGCCTTATCAATTCATCCTCTTGAATATGCGGGGTGTAAAACCGACGAAAAATTAGCATTGATTTATGAAAATATACAGCAAGCCGGAGCGAATGCTTTTATTTTCACAGATCCTGCTTCTATTGCATGGACATTCAATATACGGGGCAATGATGTCTCTAACACACCCTTTGCCCTTTGTTTTGCTCTCATTTCAACCAAAGAAACGCCATCCCTATTTATTGATAGCAAAAAACTTGGCAAAGAACAGAAAAATTATCTAAAACAATACGTAGAATTATATGAACCGGAAAAACTCATTCCAAAGATCAAAGATCATGTTCAAAAAGGAATGATTTTTGCTTTAGATCCACTGCGAACATGTGAAAAATTGCGTACTGTTATTGAAGATGAAAATAATTCTTTCATTACGCTTACTGACCCAGCTGCCTTACCACGTGCTATTAAAAATAGCACAGAATTAGACGGTGCACGCAAAGCTCATTTGTGCGATGGTGTATCACTTACCCGCTTTTTTTCTTGGTTGGACAAACAAACACCAGGCACAATTAGTGAAATTTCTGCCGCCCAAAAATTAGAAGAATTTCGCATAATAACAGCAAAAAAAATGGGAACAAAACTCGAAGACCTTTCCTTTGATACGATCTCAGCAGCAGGCGCAAATGGTGCAATTGTTCATTATCGTGTAACGACTGAAACAAACAAACCACTCAATGCCGGTGAGCTTTATCTTGTTGATTCAGGTGGACAATATCGCAACGGCACAACAGATGTCACACGTACAATAGCAATTGGCATTATTGGAGAAGAAGAAAAACGTTGTTTTACTCTTGTTCTTAAAGGTATGATTGCTCTTTCAACCGCACGATTTCCAAAAGGTACACGCGGACAAGATATTGATGTTCTAGCACGTATCTCTTTATGGAAAGCTGGTTTTGATTATGCGCATGGTACTGGCCATGGAGTTGGTTCTTACCTTTCTGTTCATGAGGGACCACAAAATCTTTCACGTTACGGAAGTCAAGAACTCATTCCCGGAATGATTATTTCTAATGAACCAGGGTATTACCGTGAAGGAGCTTTTGGCATTCGTATTGAAAATTTGATGATTGTGAAACCTGCGCAAAAAATTACTTCTGGTGATATAGACATGCTATCATTTGAAACTCTCACAAATTGCCCTATTGATCGACGGCTAATCTTACCAGAGCTTTTGACCACTCAAGAGCGACAATGGCTTAATGACTATCATGCGCACGTTTATAAAGTGAATGCACCTTATCTTAATACAGAAGAAAAAAAATGGGCAAAAGAAGCCACAATGCCTCTTTAA
- the ligA gene encoding NAD-dependent DNA ligase LigA, with the protein MDKNAVKNLTALEAASELEWLAKEIARHDVLYNNNDQPEISDAQYDALRRRNTEIEALFPELIRTDSPSYKIGAPVSEKFEKSVHAQAMLSLDNAFSAEDVSEFVERVRRFLRLPSTQTLEMTAEPKIDGLSLSLRYEQGKLVRAATRGDGYTGENVTTNARTISDIPKVLQGEFPDIIEVRGEVYIRQEDFQVLNINQQKEGKIAFANPRNAAAGSLRQLDSRITASRKLKFFAYAWGEVSEMPAKSQMEMVNKLKEYGFIVNPFTKVFEKVEDLISYYHFIEEQRQSLSYDIDGVVYKVNDLGLQMRLGFVSRSPRWAIAHKFPAEKATALLEGIDIQVGRTGALTPVARLAPITVGGVVVTNATLHNEDYIKGVGRKGEPIREGRDIRIGDTVIVQRAGDVIPQIVDIISSKRPKDAVPFVFPHHCPACGSHAVREVGEAVYRCTGGLICSAQAIERIRHFVSRNAFDIEGLGKKQVEFFFNIQDETLCIRSPVDIFTLEKRQKKALTRLENIEGFGSLSVRKLFDAINARREIPLSRFLFALGIRHVGEVNAQRLARVYRNYTAFEAAVMAAIVPHDKTDEGNEEWTDLISIEGIGVRVGRAIIDFYQEAHNRDVLSALLQEVTPLPEEAIATDYSPIAGKIIVFTGTLMSMSRDEAKALAERLGAKTSGSISKKTDLLIAGLGAGSKLTKAKELGVEIIDEDSWSQLIKEYYI; encoded by the coding sequence ATGGACAAAAATGCGGTTAAAAATCTTACTGCTCTTGAAGCGGCAAGTGAGTTAGAGTGGTTAGCAAAAGAAATCGCACGTCATGATGTTCTTTATAATAATAATGATCAACCTGAGATTTCTGATGCACAATATGATGCTCTTCGTCGTCGCAATACGGAAATTGAAGCTCTATTTCCTGAATTAATTCGTACAGATTCCCCTTCATATAAAATTGGTGCACCAGTTTCAGAAAAATTTGAAAAATCTGTTCATGCACAGGCGATGCTTTCTCTTGATAATGCGTTTAGTGCTGAAGATGTCAGTGAATTTGTTGAGCGTGTTCGCCGTTTTTTAAGACTTCCATCAACACAGACATTAGAAATGACGGCTGAACCGAAGATTGATGGCTTATCTTTATCTTTGCGTTATGAGCAAGGGAAACTTGTGCGTGCTGCAACGCGTGGTGATGGGTACACAGGTGAAAATGTAACTACAAATGCACGAACAATTTCTGATATTCCAAAGGTTTTACAGGGTGAATTTCCTGATATTATTGAAGTTCGTGGTGAAGTTTATATAAGACAAGAGGATTTTCAAGTCCTCAATATTAACCAGCAAAAAGAAGGGAAAATAGCTTTTGCAAATCCTAGAAATGCAGCGGCTGGCTCTCTACGCCAGCTTGATTCACGGATAACTGCTAGCAGAAAGCTTAAGTTTTTTGCTTATGCTTGGGGTGAGGTGAGTGAAATGCCGGCTAAAAGCCAAATGGAGATGGTGAATAAGCTAAAAGAATATGGCTTTATTGTTAATCCATTTACAAAAGTTTTCGAAAAAGTAGAAGATCTTATCTCATATTATCATTTTATTGAAGAACAGCGGCAATCTTTAAGCTATGATATTGATGGGGTTGTTTATAAGGTTAATGATTTAGGGCTACAAATGCGTTTGGGGTTTGTATCTCGTTCACCACGTTGGGCAATTGCACATAAATTTCCAGCAGAAAAAGCTACAGCACTTTTAGAAGGTATTGATATTCAAGTAGGTAGAACTGGAGCACTAACGCCAGTTGCACGCCTTGCACCTATCACTGTAGGTGGGGTTGTGGTTACTAACGCAACTTTGCATAATGAGGATTATATTAAAGGGGTTGGTCGTAAAGGTGAACCAATTCGTGAGGGGCGTGATATCCGTATAGGTGATACAGTGATTGTACAGCGTGCTGGTGATGTAATTCCTCAGATTGTTGATATTATTTCTAGCAAGCGTCCAAAAGACGCAGTTCCTTTCGTTTTTCCTCATCATTGTCCTGCTTGTGGGAGTCATGCTGTTCGTGAAGTGGGTGAGGCAGTGTATCGGTGCACAGGTGGGCTTATCTGCTCAGCACAAGCGATTGAGCGTATTCGTCATTTTGTTTCACGTAATGCTTTTGATATTGAGGGGCTTGGTAAAAAACAGGTGGAATTTTTCTTTAATATTCAAGATGAAACGCTTTGTATCCGTTCACCGGTTGATATTTTCACTTTAGAGAAACGCCAAAAAAAAGCTTTGACACGTTTGGAAAATATAGAGGGTTTTGGCAGTCTTTCTGTCCGCAAGCTTTTTGATGCTATTAATGCACGTCGAGAAATTCCTTTAAGTCGTTTTTTGTTTGCATTAGGTATTCGTCATGTTGGTGAAGTTAATGCACAACGTCTTGCACGTGTTTATCGAAATTATACTGCTTTTGAGGCTGCTGTAATGGCAGCTATTGTGCCACATGATAAGACAGATGAAGGTAATGAGGAGTGGACAGATCTGATCAGTATTGAAGGGATTGGAGTTCGTGTTGGCAGGGCAATTATTGATTTTTATCAAGAAGCACATAACCGTGATGTGTTATCAGCCTTGCTTCAAGAAGTGACACCTCTTCCTGAGGAAGCTATTGCAACAGATTATTCGCCAATAGCGGGAAAAATAATTGTTTTCACGGGAACTTTAATGTCTATGTCGCGAGATGAAGCAAAAGCATTAGCAGAACGGTTAGGTGCCAAAACATCTGGTTCTATTTCTAAAAAGACTGATCTTCTTATTGCAGGGCTTGGAGCGGGGTCAAAATTGACCAAAGCAAAAGAGTTAGGTGTTGAAATTATCGATGAAGATAGCTGGTCCCAGTTGATTAAAGAGTATTATATTTAA
- the recN gene encoding DNA repair protein RecN → MLIQLSIHNIVLIEKLDISFPMGLLILTGETGAGKSILLDSLSLALGGRGDASLVRHGAEQGQVTAVFDVPISHPVRQLIRENGFDNEGDIILRRVQSNDGRSRGFINDQVASIALMRNVGRMLVEIHGQHDDRALVDVDTHRRLLDAFGGLESEAENVRKCYRIWHELEEHVQQQHIKVEAATREAFYLRASVEELEKFDFTIDEENTLSLRRADMLKLDKIATDIKEADDLFNGPKSPISILSNLVRRLERKIPEAQTLITPVVKSIDEALQALSIAQDGIETAMQALNFDSGELERIEERLFALRGLARKYHVSVAELSQLCDKMKDELSDFDSAQTTLENLRVKAQEAQKKYDASAQALSIKRQEVAHRLSTSVMAELPALKLEKAEFTVNVQSDSEKRNADGIDRVEYWVRTNPGSRAGPMLSVVSGGELSRFLLALKVVLADRGSAPTLIFDEIDTGIGGAVAAAIGQRLLCLSKSVQVFAITHAPQVAAKAHSHFLVSKVEGDKGHFVTRIHKMEECERAEEIARMLAGEQITEEARAAAQKLLAQI, encoded by the coding sequence ATGCTGATACAGCTTTCGATTCATAATATTGTTTTGATCGAGAAGCTCGATATTAGTTTCCCCATGGGGTTATTGATTTTAACTGGGGAAACGGGTGCTGGAAAATCTATTTTACTTGATTCTTTATCATTAGCTCTTGGAGGGCGTGGAGATGCTTCACTTGTGCGCCATGGTGCAGAGCAAGGGCAGGTGACAGCTGTTTTTGATGTGCCTATTTCACACCCTGTACGCCAGCTTATACGTGAGAATGGTTTTGATAATGAAGGCGATATCATTTTACGACGTGTGCAATCAAATGATGGTCGTAGCCGTGGTTTTATCAATGATCAGGTTGCTAGTATTGCATTGATGCGCAATGTTGGTCGTATGTTGGTTGAAATTCATGGGCAGCATGATGATCGTGCACTTGTTGATGTTGATACGCATCGCCGGTTATTAGATGCTTTTGGTGGGCTTGAGAGTGAGGCAGAAAATGTACGCAAATGTTATCGGATATGGCATGAATTAGAGGAGCATGTGCAACAGCAGCATATCAAAGTGGAAGCTGCTACACGTGAGGCTTTTTACCTTCGTGCAAGTGTGGAAGAACTTGAAAAATTTGATTTTACAATTGATGAAGAAAATACACTGTCTCTTCGTCGTGCAGATATGTTGAAACTAGATAAAATAGCGACTGATATTAAGGAAGCTGATGATCTTTTCAATGGTCCGAAATCACCAATTTCTATTCTGTCCAATTTGGTGAGGCGTTTAGAACGGAAAATTCCTGAAGCACAGACACTCATTACACCTGTGGTTAAGTCTATTGATGAAGCATTGCAGGCACTTTCAATAGCGCAAGATGGTATTGAAACAGCAATGCAAGCATTGAATTTTGATTCTGGTGAATTGGAGCGAATAGAAGAGCGTCTTTTTGCACTTCGGGGATTGGCGCGTAAATACCATGTTTCTGTAGCTGAATTATCTCAGTTATGCGATAAAATGAAGGATGAACTTTCTGATTTTGATTCTGCTCAGACCACGTTGGAGAATTTGAGAGTAAAAGCGCAGGAGGCACAAAAAAAGTATGATGCATCTGCACAAGCCCTTTCCATAAAACGCCAAGAAGTGGCGCACCGTTTATCTACAAGCGTTATGGCTGAGTTGCCAGCGTTGAAGTTAGAAAAGGCAGAATTTACTGTGAACGTGCAAAGTGATTCTGAAAAGCGTAATGCAGATGGTATAGACCGTGTTGAATATTGGGTACGAACAAATCCTGGATCACGAGCTGGACCAATGTTGAGTGTAGTTTCTGGCGGTGAATTATCGCGCTTTTTATTAGCATTAAAGGTTGTCTTGGCTGATCGTGGATCAGCTCCTACACTGATTTTTGATGAAATTGATACGGGAATTGGTGGGGCTGTGGCTGCTGCAATTGGGCAAAGGTTGCTGTGTTTATCAAAAAGTGTTCAGGTTTTTGCTATTACACATGCACCTCAGGTTGCAGCCAAAGCTCATAGTCATTTTCTTGTTTCAAAAGTTGAAGGTGATAAAGGGCATTTTGTTACGCGTATTCATAAAATGGAAGAGTGTGAACGTGCTGAAGAAATTGCACGTATGTTGGCAGGGGAACAGATCACTGAAGAGGCACGTGCAGCGGCCCAAAAACTTTTAGCGCAGATATAA
- a CDS encoding outer membrane protein assembly factor BamD yields MKRSNMYIKSMAHRQSNIVRKVLIGILGGGLCLLAGCLSKDTDAFNPAMHVLIMDPPDVLYNQALTNLDLGRFDEALKKFSIIEKQYAYTEWGRKSLVMGAFVSYRLAKYDDAISMAQRYITLYPNASDSAYAYYIVGLSSFHQIRDVTRDQRDTKRAIAAMQLLIERYPNSEYVKDAKDKIRFGREQLAGKEMQVGRYYEEGRQYLAASRRFRTVVEEYSDTNQIEEALFRLTEVNLALGLITEAQTAAAVLGRNYPESKWYKFSYDLLQKNRVSPQEHKSSWISRALSGDKNEAR; encoded by the coding sequence ATGAAAAGGTCTAATATGTATATTAAAAGTATGGCACATAGGCAATCTAACATTGTACGCAAAGTATTGATTGGGATCTTAGGAGGAGGGCTCTGTTTATTAGCGGGTTGTTTAAGCAAAGATACAGATGCTTTTAATCCAGCTATGCATGTTTTAATAATGGATCCACCAGATGTATTGTATAATCAAGCACTTACTAACCTTGATCTAGGGCGATTTGATGAGGCATTGAAGAAGTTTTCTATTATTGAAAAACAATACGCTTATACTGAATGGGGCCGTAAATCTTTAGTTATGGGTGCTTTTGTAAGTTACCGACTGGCCAAGTATGATGATGCAATTAGTATGGCACAGCGCTATATTACTCTTTATCCAAATGCCAGCGATTCTGCTTATGCTTATTATATTGTTGGTCTTTCTTCTTTTCATCAAATTCGCGATGTTACACGCGACCAACGAGATACCAAACGCGCTATTGCTGCTATGCAGCTTTTAATAGAACGCTACCCAAACTCTGAATATGTAAAAGATGCTAAAGATAAAATACGCTTTGGCCGAGAACAATTGGCTGGTAAAGAAATGCAGGTTGGTCGTTACTATGAGGAAGGTCGGCAATATCTAGCAGCAAGCAGAAGATTTCGCACAGTAGTTGAAGAGTATTCGGATACAAACCAAATTGAGGAAGCGCTTTTCCGCTTGACTGAGGTTAATCTTGCTCTTGGTTTAATTACAGAAGCGCAGACAGCAGCAGCTGTTTTAGGGCGCAATTATCCAGAAAGTAAGTGGTATAAATTCTCCTATGATTTGTTACAGAAAAATAGAGTGTCACCGCAAGAGCATAAGTCTTCTTGGATTTCACGTGCTTTAAGTGGTGATAAAAATGAGGCGCGTTGA
- the lpxC gene encoding UDP-3-O-acyl-N-acetylglucosamine deacetylase, whose product MRLMKRYQSTLKNAVTFKGYGVHSGCLSVVKVCPADVGCGIIFKRFGEDGEEQTFQAHVSQTGKTELSTVLGHGDVRVETIEHLMAAIAAYDLDNLIIEVSSNEIPILDGAAWQYCQLFEKVGIVQQAVLRPYFIIKKPMRVETTNGFAEFLPFNGRRFDVTIDFASSAIGKQQLSFDLTSQAFRDDLSRARTFGFVKDVEKLWTSGKGLGASLENSLIIGLNNQIINSDGPYFENEFVRHKTLDAVGDTALLGAPFIGLFRSHCSGHALNSQLVKAVLTDESCYEKSIL is encoded by the coding sequence ATGCGTTTGATGAAAAGGTATCAATCGACTCTTAAGAATGCAGTGACGTTTAAGGGATATGGTGTGCATAGTGGGTGCCTATCTGTAGTAAAAGTTTGTCCAGCCGATGTTGGGTGTGGTATTATCTTTAAACGTTTTGGGGAGGACGGAGAAGAACAAACGTTTCAGGCACATGTATCGCAAACGGGAAAGACTGAATTATCAACAGTGCTTGGCCATGGAGATGTACGGGTTGAAACAATTGAACATTTGATGGCGGCAATTGCTGCTTATGATTTAGATAACCTTATCATTGAAGTATCAAGTAATGAGATACCTATTTTAGATGGTGCTGCATGGCAGTATTGTCAGCTTTTCGAGAAAGTAGGTATTGTACAGCAGGCAGTATTGCGTCCTTATTTTATTATAAAAAAACCAATGCGCGTTGAAACGACCAATGGCTTTGCAGAATTTTTGCCGTTTAATGGCCGCCGTTTTGATGTTACAATTGATTTTGCTTCATCTGCTATTGGGAAGCAGCAATTAAGTTTTGATCTTACGTCACAGGCATTTCGAGATGATTTATCGCGTGCGCGTACCTTTGGTTTTGTTAAAGATGTAGAAAAATTGTGGACTTCTGGGAAAGGATTAGGCGCCTCTTTAGAAAATTCTCTTATTATTGGTCTTAATAACCAAATCATTAATTCAGATGGCCCTTATTTTGAAAATGAATTTGTTAGGCATAAAACTCTTGATGCAGTTGGTGACACTGCTTTGCTTGGTGCACCTTTTATTGGATTATTTCGTTCACATTGCAGTGGGCATGCACTTAATTCACAATTAGTTAAGGCTGTTTTGACAGATGAGTCGTGTTACGAAAAAAGTATTTTGTAG